Proteins encoded together in one Drosophila albomicans strain 15112-1751.03 chromosome 2R, ASM965048v2, whole genome shotgun sequence window:
- the LOC117573378 gene encoding uncharacterized protein LOC117573378 isoform X13, translating to MAFSTQKEFFHVPFMNESIDFECTDVCVKLKSYPSTNDDRSWSADEEKKSRFVSDLVSCNTPIFWRRGPEGGEPYDRPGGGPGGRGAGGPGGRGGPDDGYYDGRTGKPGQDGGRGGGRGKQGGRGGDGQDRGGGRPGRGRGQGPADGYGGRGQDQYGRGGPDQGRGPGVDGRSGKGRGQGQGPGGYGGTGQDQGGRGPGQGEGSGGYGGSGQDQRGRAPGQGPGGYGGPGQDYGGRGPGQGQGPGGYGGSGQDQGGRGPGQGAGGPGQGPGGYGGPGQDQGGRGPGQGPASGYGSPGQDQGGRGQGQGPGGYGAPGQDQGGRGQGQGTGGPGQGPGGYGGRGQDQGGRGPGQGPASGYGSPGQDQGGRGQGQGPGGYGGPGQDQGGRGPGQGPASGYGSPGQDQGRRGQGQGPGGYGVSGQDQGGRGPGQGQGPGGYGGPGQDQGGRGPGQGIDGGRPDQGQGPGGYGVSGQDQGGRGPGQAQGPGGGPGQGQGPGSRGSYSGSGQDRDGRGPGQGQGPGGYGGPGQDQGGRGPGQGQGPGGYGGPGQDQGGRGPGQGLGPGGYGGPGQDQGGRGPGQGRDGGRPDQGQGPGGYGVSGQDQGGRGPGQAQGPGGGPGQGQGPGSRGSYGGPGQDRDGRGPGQGQGPGGPGQDQGGRGPGQGQGPGGYGGPGQDQGGRGPGQGQGPGGYGGPGQDQGGRGPGQGQGPGGYGGPGQDQGGRGPGQGRDGGRPDQGQGPGGYGVSGQDQGGRGPGQAQGPGGGPGQGQGPGSRGSYGGPGQDRDGRGPGQGQGPGGYGGPGQDQGGRGPGQGRDGGGPGQGQGPGGGPGQDQGGRGLGQVQGPGGGPGQGQGPGSRGSYGGPGHDGDKRGQGQGQGQGGYGGPGQDQGVRGPGQGQGPGGYGGPGQDQGGRGPGQGRDGGGPGQGQGPGGYGSPGQDRGGRGPAQGTDIGGSGQGQGTGPYGGVDQGGRGPGQGRDGVGQGQGPGGFRSPGQEQGGSRQGGPGQEQERRGSRIGADKGPGQADQGGRGSGQGRDGGPGVRPGQGGPGPVQGQRGSRAQDGQAPGRAQGPGAYGAQGLDQGGRGYDQGRDGGAPGHGHGPTGFSGGPGQGQDPGGYGAGQGGGPGGYGGGPGKQGGGPGGYGGGPGKQGGGPGGYGGGPGGPGDPRGSLGISDGNPLVGDALINAADETIDNMKDVMAKNNLLPKEIIDELDRSTPPRVENAEIKRIMNQRYDPDKSRELRDKIAELEGSGKISPNDANGLYNLQRSIDDMNTAHEILEVENANLRRLIEKQSRRVSMETIKVDPERSNDVNYLQNKIDGMSKELLVLRQFEEDVMASGGPGSPGGTGRQQPPDLDVETIQQMLSERGGLRNKINTLGYLDKVGPLKKKKGDANYAAGDLARNLEEQNQYIHDMECDIEEMQKYYETEVEQSKYNEELLKCTCNELQQQVIALQPAAQRCKCMQLEIDVLRNELRKRDLALNSYDCQYQQLMNVICELNQKYGNQRGDCPTFEVAECPNVGDDLAFYTGATLEHIRNELDKQVDCFKQMNQNKYSGGQDINNLQDCMDELERLRKLLGEKDGQLGVLIEDNECMCEAALESNKRLNQLDQKVRDLDRDTRYMEDGMRESIGLIQEIGDVARENERLKDRVNNMKTSELQDLTDDLKRQLEDCMKNKQMCEEINKNFKDALRELGADPDNIEKEAKEKIEQQWKAEEEAKRAAEAQAKADEEAKAERMREQARELAEQKAAEDTGKPGEEPSEERQAEGRDALTETPGAKPTGPEVEKITKAEPEQAEAVLREVPKATDRAPSQPGIKSAEAEKAAAKPSDKPVEKPADASADKVADKLVDKPADKSADRPADKPADKAADKPADKAADKPADKAADKPADKSADKQAEKAADKKDVDKPAEKAADKPKDAGKPEPTSAGAAAGQTPAAKAAEKAPAQPITSDPSAAKAGGEKPTAEAVGAKSGAPAADKSGAPAADKAGAATAGQPTEKAVTPPAAAAGAAKQETTGQPTKPAEKSPGQPVTAAGGTKPGEAASDAPPVSAAKKPAAAEQAKAVEKPGVQPTATAAVEKPAAAGQGAKAAEKTGGQPAQAAVAEKPAAAGQPAEKAATQPTGAAGGAKQGPTGAAAKPAEKTPGQPTTATGGPKPGATTGDKTSAPGEKARASGQPGAKPAGAAAGAAGERKGLAAKPGLQGPGKERHGDEGISGAAGGKAAKAPKGKGDDYGRRGKKGSKHMDDTTEEQFDEFVRNTVKTLSAGEIDGVGLERELRKILDMFIDECGFCFCKCNIPKSRFYAICHRLYHHGLHTLDFKDLAYMHKRIFAAAENILPGALFNIIMKDIIAGNSQSLAPLCAPKETPVAEQQCCSCKSSLCCDDTEEKLMIKVMRLENDIENAKMCLKNLKSIPSNISIEAFRMEGGDSPVKDRVLRSSRGGNSIIMYKHIKQARNVKKSVVANN from the exons ATGGCTTTCTCCACCCAAAAAGAGTTCTTTCATGTGCCATTTATGAATGAGTCTATCGACTTTGAATGCACAGACGTATGCGTGAAGTTAAAGAGTTATCCATCGACAAACGATGATCGATCCTGGTCGGCTGATGAAGAGAAGAAATCACGATTTGTCTCGGACTTAGTGTCCTGCAATACACCCATTTTTTGGCGCCGGGGCCCTGAAGGAGGAGAACCTTACGACAGACCTGGAGGCGGTCCAGGCGGCAGAGGCGCTGGTGGACCTGGAGGCAGAGGGGGACCTGACGATGGCTATTATGACGGTAGGACGGGTAAGCCTGGTCAGGATGGCGGTAGGGGTGGAGGAAGGGGAAAGCAAGGCGGTAGAGGCGGGGATGGCCAGGATAGAGGTGGGGGAAGGCCAGGTCGGGGTAGAGGTCAAGGCCCAGCTGATGGCTACGGAGGTCGAGGACAGGATCAATACGGACGCGGAGGACCTGATCAGGGCAGAGGCCCTGGTGTAGATGGGCGGTCAGGGAAAGGACGAGGGCAAGGACAAGGTCCGGGGGGCTATGGGGGAACTGGGCAAGATCAAGGCGGACGTGGACCTGGTCAAGGAGAGGGATCCGGGGGTTATGGAGGCTCCGGCCAGGATCAACGTGGTCGGGCACCAGGACAAGGTCCAGGTGGTTATGGAGGCCCTGGTCAGGATTATGGTGGACGCGGGCCAGGTCAGGGACAAGGACCCGGGGGCTATGGAGGCTCTGGCCAGGATCAGGGTGGACGGGGACCAGGACAGGGAGCAGGAGGTCCTGGCCAGGGACCAGGTGGGTATGGAGGGCCTGGCCAGGATCAGGGTGGACGTGGACCAGGTCAGGGTCCAGCTTCTGGTTATGGGAGTCCTGGTCAAGATCAGGGCGGGCGAGGTCAAGGCCAGGGACCAGGTGGTTATGGAGCTCCTGGCCAGGATCAGGGTGGACGGGGACAAGGACAGGGAACAGGAGGTCCTGGCCAGGGACCAGGTGGGTATGGAGGGCGTGGCCAGGATCAGGGTGGACGTGGACCAGGTCAGGGACCAGCTTCTGGTTATGGGAGTCCTGGTCAAGATCAGGGTGGGCGAGGTCAAGGCCAGGGACCAG GTGGGTATGGAGGGCCTGGCCAGGATCAGGGTGGACGTGGACCAGGTCAGGGACCAGCTTCTGGTTATGGGAGTCCTGGTCAAGATCAGGGTAGGCGAGGTCAAGGCCAGGGACCAGGTGGATATGGAGTCTCTGGCCAGGATCAAGGTGGACGAGGACCAGGTCAAGGACAGGGACCTGGTGGTTATGGTGGTCCTGGCCAAGATCAAGGTGGACGAGGACCAGGTCAGGGTATAGACGGTGGACGACCCGATCAGGGGCAGGGACCCGGTGGTTATGGAGTTTCGGGACAAGATCAGGGTGGACGTGGGCCGGGTCAAGCCCAGGGACCAGGAGGAGGTCCTGGTCAGGGACAAGGCCCTGGCAGTCGTGGTAGTTATAGTGGTTCAGGCCAAGATCGGGATGGGCGTGGACCAGGTCAAGGACAGGGACCTGGTGGTTATGGTGGTCCTGGCCAAGATCAAGGTGGACGAGGACCAGGTCAAGGACAGGGACCTGGCGGTTATGGTGGTCCTGGCCAAGATCAGGGTGGACGAGGACCAG GTCAAGGACTGGGACCTGGGGGTTATGGTGGTCCTGGCCAAGATCAGGGTGGACGAGGACCAGGTCAGGGTAGAGACGGTGGACGACCCGATCAGGGGCAGGGACCCGGTGGTTATGGAGTTTCGGGACAAGATCAGGGTGGACGTGGGCCGGGTCAAGCCCAGGGACCAGGAGGAGGTCCTGGTCAGGGACAAGGCCCTGGCAGTCGTGGTAGCTACGGCGGTCCAGGTCAGGATCGGGATGGGCGTGGACCAGGTCAAGGACAGGGACCTGGTGGTCCTGGCCAAGATCAGGGTGGACGAGGACCAGGTCAAGGACAGGGACCTGGTGGTTATGGTGGTCCTGGCCAAGATCAGGGTGGACGAGGACCAGGTCAAGGACAGGGACCTGGGGGTTATGGTGGTCCTGGCCAAGATCAAGGTGGACGAGGACCGGGTCAAGGACAGGGACCTGGTGGTTATGGTGGTCCTGGCCAAGATCAAGGTGGACGAGGACCAGGTCAGGGTAGAGACGGTGGACGACCCGATCAGGGGCAGGGGCCCGGTGGTTATGGAGTTTCTGGTCAGGATCAGGGTGGACGTGGGCCGGGACAAGCCCAGGGACCAGGAGGAGGTCCTGGTCAGGGACAAGGCCCTGGCAGTCGTGGTAGTTACGGCGGTCCAGGTCAGGATCGGGATGGGCGTGGACCAGGTCAAGGACAGGGACCTGGTGGTTATGGTGGTCCTGGCCAAGATCAAGGTGGACGAGGACCAGGTCAGGGTAGAGACGGTGGAGGACCCGGTCAGGGACAGGGGCCTGGGGGAGGACCGGGTCAGGATCAGGGTGGGCGGGGACTGGGTCAAGTCCAGGGACCAGGTGGAGGTCCTGGACAGGGACAAGGACCTGGAAGTCGTGGTAGCTATGGTGGGCCAGGCCATGATGGAGATAAGCGAGGCCAAGGTCAGGGTCAGGGCCAAGGTGGCTATGGAGGTCCCGGACAGGATCAAGGTGTACGAGGACCAGGTCAAGGACAGGGACCTGGTGGTTATGGTGGTCCTGGCCAAGATCAGGGTGGACGAGGACCAGGTCAGGGTAGAGATGGTGGGGGCCCCGGACAGGGACAAGGGCCAGGCGGCTATGGAAGTCCAGGTCAGGATCGCGGCGGGCGTGGTCCAGCTCAAGGAACAGACATTGGAGGATCGGGTCAGGGGCAAGGAACAGGGCCATACGGTGGGGTAGACCAGGGTGGACGTGGGCCGGGACAAGGGCGAGATGGAGTAGGTCAAGGCCAGGGTCCAGGGGGCTTTAGAAGTCCCGGCCAAGAGCAGGGTGGAAGTAGACAAGGCGGTCCAGGACAAGAACAGGAGCGACGTGGGTCACGTATTGGAGCTGATAAGGGACCAGGACAGGCAGATCAGGGCGGCCGTGGGTCAGGTCAAGGACGAGACGGTGGACCAGGTGTAAGACCGGGCCAAGGTGGTCCCGGTCCAGTGCAGGGGCAACGTGGATCTCGTGCACAAGACGGACAAGCACCAGGTCGGGCACAGGGCCCGGGTGCTTACGGAGCACAGGGTTTGGACCAAGGCGGACGAGGTTACGACCAAGGCCGAGATGGTGGAGCTCCAGGGCATGGTCATGGACCGACTGGATTTTCTGGAGGTCCAGGTCAAGGACAAGATCCAGGGGGTTATGGAGCCGGCCAGGGAGGAGGACCTGGAGGATATGGTGGTGGCCCAGGAAAACAAGGTGGTGGTCCAGGAGGTTATGGTGGTGGCCCAGGAAAGCAAGGGGGTGGTCCTGGAGGTTATGGTGGTGGCCCGGGTGGCCCTGGTGATCCTCGAGGAAGTCTTGGCATCTCTGATGGAAATCCGTTGGTCGGTGATGCTTTAATCAATGCTGCTGACGAAACAATTGACAATATGAAGGACGTAATGgctaaaaacaatttactaCCAAAAGAAATTATCGATGAACTGGATAGATCAACACCACCCAGGGTAGAAAATGCCGAGATAAAGCGAATTATGAATCAACGTTACGATCCGGACAAAAGCAGGGAACTTAGAGATAAGATCGCCGAACTTGAAGGCTCTGGGAAGATCAGTCCCAATGATGCAAATGGACTTTACAATCTGCAGAGATCTATTGATGATATGAACACAGCTCATGAAATTCTAGAAGTGGAAAATGCAAATCTGCGACGTCTCATTGAGAAGCAGTCCAGGCGCGTATCAATGGAGACCATTAAAGTCGATCCTGAGAGAAGCAATGACGTTAACtacttgcaaaataaaatcgatGGCATGAGTAAAGAACTTTTGGTGCTGCGACAATTTGAAGAAGATGTTATGGCATCTGGCGGGCCTGGTAGTCCTGGCGGCACTGGCAGGCAACAACCACCTGATTTGGACGTCGAAACTATTCAACAAATGTTATCGGAGCGAGGCGGATTACGCAACAAGATTAACACGCTAGGTTATCTTGATAAGGTTGGTCcattgaagaagaaaaaggGTGATGCCAATTATGCCGCTGGAGACCTAGCACGAAATCTTGAAGaacaaaatcaatatattCATGATATGGAATGCGACATTGaagaaatgcaaaagtattACGAAACCGAAGTGGAACAGTCCAAATATAATGAGGAATTGCTTAAG TGCACCTGTAATGAGCTACAACAGCAAGTGATTGCTCTCCAACCTGCGGCTCAGCGTTGTAAGTGCATGCAATTAGAGATCGACGTGCTCCGCAATGAACTCCGTAAACGAGATCTTGCTTTGAATTCTTACGATTGCCAGTACCAACAGTTAATg AACGTCATCTGTGAGTTAAACCAAAAGTATGGAAATCAGCGAGGCGATTGTCCAACATTTGAAGTAGCTGAGTGTCCTAATGTGGGTGATGATCTAGCTTTCTATACAGGCGCCACGTTGGAGCACATTCGGAATGAATTGGATAAACAGGTCGACTGCTTCAAGCAAATGAATCAGAATAAATATTCGGGTGGCCAAGATATCAACAATTTACAAGACTGCATGGACGAATTAGAACGCCTTAGGAAGTTATTGGGAGAAAAGGATGGCCAGTTGGGTGTATTAATTGAGGACAACGAGTGCATGTGCGAGGCTGCACTCGAGAGTAATAAGCGTCTGAACCAATTGGATCAAAAGGTTCGTGATTTGGATAGGGACACACGGTATATGGAAGATGGGATGCGCGAGAGCATAGGTCTAATACAGGAAATTGGAGATGTTGCTAGAGAGAATGAAAGGCTTAAGGATAGAGTTAACAATATGAAAACTTCAGAGCTTCAAGATTTAACTGACGATCTGAAGAGGCAATTGGAAGACTGCATGAAGAACAAGCAGATGTGTGAAGAAATTAACAAGAATTTTAAGGACGCATTAAGGGAACTCGGTGCTGATCCcgataatattgaaaaagaaGCTAAAGAAAAAATAGAGCAGCAATGGAAGgccgaagaagaagcaaagcGAGCGGCTGAAGCTCAAGCTAAGGCAGATGAAGAGGCCAAGGCTGAAAGAATGCGCGAACAAGCAAGAGAGCTAGCTGAACAAAAAGCAGCTGAAGATACAGGTAAACCAGGGGAAGAACCAAGTGAAGAACGTCAAGCAGAAGGTCGAGATGCATTAACGGAGACACCCGGTGCTAAGCCGACTGGGCCAGAAGTTGAAAAGATTACAAAAGCTGAACCCGAACAAGCAGAAGCTGTGCTAAGAGAAGTACCTAAGGCTACAGATCGTGCACCAAGTCAACCAGGAATCAAATCAGCTGAAGCTGAGAAAGCCGCAGCAAAGCCCAGCGATAAACCCGTAGAAAAACCAGCTGATGCGTCAGCTGACAAGGTAGCCGATAAACTAGTTGACAAACCAGCTGATAAGTCAGCTGATAGGCCAGCTGATAAACCAGCTGACAAGGCAGCTGATAAACCAGCTGACAAGGCAGCTGATAAGCCAGCTGACAAGGCAGCTGATAAGCCAGCTGACAAATCAGCTGACAAACAAGCTGAGAAAGCAGCTGACAAAAAGGATGTTGACAAACCAGCTGAGAAAGCAGCTGATAAACCAAAGGATGCAGGAAAACCTGAACCGACGTCAGCCGGAGCAGCAGCGGGACAAACACCTGCTGCTAAGGCTGCTGAAAAAGCACCTGCACAACCGATAACTTCTGACCCATCGGCTGCTAAAGCTGGTGGTGAGAAACCAACTGCCGAAGCTGTGGGAGCTAAATCGGGAGCGCCTGCTGCGGATAAGTCCGGAGCACCGGCAGCTGATAAAGCAGGGGCAGCGACAGCGGGTCAACCTACTGAGAAAGCAGTCACAcctcctgctgctgcagccggAGCTGCGAAGCAGGAAACAACTGGACAACCTACTAAGCCAGCAGAAAAATCACCTGGACAGCCGGTTACAGCTGCTGGTGGGACCAAGCCGGGAGAAGCAGCATCTGATGCACCACCAGTATCCGCGGCGAAAAAACCTGCAGCAGCTGAACAAGCTAAGGCAGTTGAAAAACCAGGTGTCCAGCCTACCGCGACAGCAGCCGTTGAAAAGCCCGCAGCAGCAGGTCAAGGTGCCAAGGCGGCTGAAAAAACTGGAGGACAGCCTGCCCAGGCAGCAGTCGCTGAGAAGCCTGCAGCTGCGGGACAACCTGCTGAGAAAGCAGCAACTCAACCTACTGGAGCAGCCGGTGGTGCTAAACAGGGACCAACTGGTGCGGCTGCTAAGCCAGCAGAAAAAACTCCTGGGCAACCAACTACAGCTACAGGAGGGCCTAAACCGGGTGCAACAACAGGCGATAAAACTTCAGCACCAGGAGAAAAGGCCAGAGCGTCCGGACAGCCGGGCGCCAAgccagctggagcagcagctggtgcTGCAGGGGAAAGAAAAGGCTTGGCGGCAAAGCCAGGCTTACAAGGCCCTGGAAAGGAGAGACATGGGGATGAGGGAATTAGCGGAGCTGCTGGAGGCAAAGCTGCGAAAGCTCCCAAAGGTAAAGGTGATGATTACGGGCGTCGCGGAAAGAAGGGTTCCAAGCATATGGACGATACCACCGAGGAGCAGTTCGATGAGTTTGTAAGAAATACCGTGAAAACTCTATCGGCTGGCGAAATCGATGGTGTTGGCTTGGAAAGAGAATTGCGAAAAATACTGGACATGTTTATCGACGAGTGTGGTTTCTGCTTTTGCAAATGTAACATTCCCAAAAGCCGATTCTATGCCATTTGTCATCGACTATATCACCATGGTCTACACACTTTGGACTTTAAGGATCTGGCCTACATGCATAAGCGAATTTTTGCCGCAGCAGAGAACATACTTCCTGGCGCTCTCTTTAATATCATAATGAAAGACATTATCGCCGGCAATTCACAGAGCCTGGCTCCGCTGTGCGCTCCTAAAGAAACTCCTGTGGCGGAACAACAATGCTGCTCATGCAAAAGTTCTCTTTGTTGCGATGATACTGAAGAAAAACTCATGATTAAAG TAATGCGACTTGAGAATGATATTGAGAATGCCAAAATGTgcttaaagaatttaaaaagcaTACCATCGAATATTTCCATTGAAGCATTTCGTATGGAAGGGGGCGATAGTCCAGTAAA